The following proteins are co-located in the Streptomyces sp. NBC_01198 genome:
- a CDS encoding PIG-L deacetylase family protein: MTEETRRPPSYANPIQAPGTDEGRWLAWDGIGKLPEAELPHRGRVVVVAAHPDDEVLGAGGMVARFAAAGVAVTVVSITDGERSHPESGALTSSDLARRRASELRAALAALGANSADIVRLKVPDTEVAFHEDTVATALSDVLRGAELCLAPWIGDLHGDHEAAGRAALTAAREAEVRCLMYPVWMWHWARPDDPRIPWSSALRVDLTPAEAAAKRSAAQRFVSQIEPLGPEPQDAAILPPEELAHHLRDAEVVFE, encoded by the coding sequence GTGACCGAAGAGACCCGCCGGCCGCCCTCATACGCCAACCCCATCCAGGCGCCGGGCACCGACGAAGGACGATGGCTGGCCTGGGACGGGATCGGTAAGCTGCCGGAGGCCGAACTCCCCCACCGCGGACGAGTCGTGGTGGTCGCGGCCCATCCGGACGACGAGGTGCTCGGGGCCGGCGGCATGGTGGCCCGTTTCGCCGCCGCGGGAGTGGCCGTCACAGTCGTGTCGATCACCGACGGGGAACGCTCGCACCCGGAGAGCGGAGCCCTCACCAGCTCGGACCTGGCGCGGCGGCGCGCATCGGAACTCCGCGCCGCCTTGGCCGCTCTGGGCGCGAACTCGGCCGACATCGTGCGACTGAAGGTGCCGGACACCGAGGTCGCCTTCCACGAGGACACTGTGGCGACGGCCTTGAGTGACGTGCTGAGGGGCGCCGAGCTGTGCCTGGCCCCGTGGATCGGCGACCTCCACGGCGACCACGAGGCGGCGGGGCGGGCCGCGTTGACGGCCGCACGTGAGGCCGAGGTGCGGTGCCTGATGTATCCGGTGTGGATGTGGCACTGGGCCCGGCCGGATGATCCGCGGATCCCCTGGTCCTCGGCCCTGCGTGTCGATCTGACGCCGGCCGAGGCGGCAGCGAAGCGCTCCGCCGCGCAGCGATTCGTCAGCCAGATCGAACCGCTGGGCCCGGAGCCGCAGGACGCCGCGATCCTGCCGCCGGAGGAACTCGCCCATCATCTGCGCGATGCCGAAGTGGTTTTCGAATGA
- a CDS encoding alcohol dehydrogenase catalytic domain-containing protein, protein MKAVVWHSIGDIRLDDVPEPKIQGEHDAIVRVSTSAICGTDLHFVRGADTGRPAAA, encoded by the coding sequence GTGAAAGCTGTCGTCTGGCACTCGATCGGGGACATCCGCCTCGACGACGTACCCGAGCCGAAGATCCAGGGGGAACACGACGCGATCGTGCGGGTCTCCACCTCGGCGATCTGCGGTACGGACCTGCATTTCGTGCGGGGCGCCGACACCGGCCGCCCCGCGGCCGCCTGA
- a CDS encoding acyl-CoA dehydrogenase: MPHRTPQTDTVAPPAPRTEGAEGFSAAAAQRESAELFSRWVADLSSGALDCPLPGSGRTAERFATLSSAAERDLCAARLFEGHVDAAAILDELGAPAPQPGERWGVWAAEPPGAGVTATLTGGGWELSGLKAYCSGAHSCTHALVTANTEDGRCLFAVEVAARHDQPGSGCRPVEGSWQALGMAGSDTPDVRFDRVTAEPVGGVEAYLTRPGFQHGGIGVAACWYGGARAVANTLMGQAAERGPDPLTDAHLGAVDIRLHAADAVLRQAADEIDLDPEDIAGTAEKRSLRARAFVESVCADVLTHVGRATGAGPLCHDERHARNAADLSVYIRQHHGERDLAALGRLIADKEQS, translated from the coding sequence ATGCCCCACCGGACACCGCAGACCGACACCGTCGCCCCGCCTGCGCCTCGGACCGAGGGTGCCGAAGGATTCTCGGCGGCCGCCGCACAGCGGGAGAGTGCCGAACTCTTCTCACGATGGGTGGCCGATCTGTCGTCCGGCGCCCTGGACTGCCCGCTGCCCGGCTCGGGACGCACCGCCGAGCGGTTCGCCACGCTCAGCTCGGCGGCGGAGCGGGATCTGTGCGCGGCCCGCCTTTTCGAGGGGCACGTGGACGCCGCCGCGATCCTCGACGAACTGGGCGCGCCGGCGCCGCAGCCAGGCGAACGCTGGGGAGTGTGGGCCGCGGAGCCCCCGGGCGCGGGAGTCACCGCGACCCTGACCGGCGGCGGATGGGAACTGAGCGGCCTCAAGGCCTACTGCTCGGGCGCGCACAGCTGCACCCACGCGCTGGTGACGGCGAACACCGAGGACGGCCGCTGTCTGTTCGCCGTCGAAGTTGCGGCGAGGCACGACCAGCCCGGGAGTGGCTGCCGCCCGGTCGAAGGCTCCTGGCAGGCGTTGGGCATGGCCGGCAGCGACACCCCTGACGTGCGCTTCGACCGCGTGACCGCCGAGCCGGTCGGTGGCGTGGAGGCCTATCTGACCCGCCCCGGTTTCCAGCACGGCGGAATCGGCGTGGCGGCATGCTGGTACGGCGGTGCCCGAGCCGTCGCGAACACCCTGATGGGGCAGGCCGCCGAACGCGGCCCCGACCCGCTCACCGACGCCCACCTCGGGGCGGTGGACATCCGCCTGCACGCCGCCGACGCCGTACTGCGGCAGGCGGCCGACGAGATCGATCTCGACCCCGAGGACATCGCCGGTACGGCCGAGAAGCGCAGCCTTCGGGCCCGGGCCTTCGTGGAGTCCGTCTGCGCGGACGTCCTGACCCATGTGGGCAGGGCCACCGGCGCGGGGCCGCTGTGCCATGACGAGCGGCACGCCCGCAACGCAGCCGACCTGTCCGTTTACATCCGCCAGCACCATGGCGAACGCGATCTCGCCGCGCTCGGCCGCCTGATCGCCGACAAGGAGCAGTCGTGA